In one Hypomesus transpacificus isolate Combined female chromosome 18, fHypTra1, whole genome shotgun sequence genomic region, the following are encoded:
- the znf217 gene encoding zinc finger protein 217 isoform X2, producing MPTHLLLPYVEGPDGLGQEILTSSSMPGAGSSMTPHYTTAQKAETEAEGTLALFCMFCDRAFTHQDDLGPHVLTEHPTTLFEPTVLRVDAEFRIPGERTWPRPSLPPENEEVFKCVVCDQVTDDAGELETHMRKHRDHFTYSCNLCSRRFREPWFLKLHMKRIHGSKGGAKSKAQQDLDTPVTINNIPQEQTPEPVSTLYKMCMVCGFFFPDKDRLLEHRKMHTRETELDEDRDQESIATAKSSLNQEAFLQGLQLRPVTKCSDMQPEKYYRGIAQLDPFNTYQAWQLATKGKIAVGPNIAKDMGQDASSDNEDSGSDKEELGNIWSESQGDRSVKEDSGRQLRSKRLLGAETPSPEPDQRSLIRKDKPTHCEDCGRTFRTYHQLVLHSRVHMRERGGEESPTASFDGKMSRAGSLDQVEEGSEDGSEEGTGDVFCSDKSEDGIDQTKVKTLASSRICSYCGKTFRSSYCLNVHLRVHTGEKPFKCVYCDYAGAQKTSLRYHLDRHHKDKPYFEIPSRPVLPGPSPSEKESTRNKEEKRTTSRSKLWVTPKVGPGTKSRVNAKGEDRCNSLSGKLASPPTKVTAECGKLTAKSAFFAEDVHIKYPIPVNLKMERKEIKDEDNEAPLNLSLKVSLSISATSEPRNVLVPKACASCTFKTLYPEVLLMHKKLIHKEKSDMTKRNGIRGSAKLKRYTGCPPALDGKDVTPLPPIDRRHPRRTKSPTPQPAKPSEMRPQNPPQVPKSSPIPSLQRESGQEGKRYRRIEPHTSQNSPWFKEAGQESISGVSKDDCYAVDRPSPPDRVGIGQRSYSVRHDVVWPSDAARLCLSSRFGSLPQMDFGETSSKRPKYSLPPCRESGTAETPSFRTGEVSKRLPTSGRKMSLQGNSPSECPQAFAPVRSSPPAPGSIDTDWNMINILRSYCPSDLASLYQVTGANPSHGGLTNPRAGLKYSDGIMLPPASVEGKR from the exons ATGCCGACTCACCTGTTACTGCCATATGTGGAGGGTCCTGATGGGCTGGGCCAAGAGATTCTGACCAGTAGCAGTATGCCGGGGGCAGGATCCAGTATGACACCTCACTACACAACTGCTCAGAAAGCtgaaacagaggcagagggaaccCTAGCCTTGTTTTGCATGTTCTGTGACCGGGCCTTCACTCACCAGGATGACCTGGGCCCTCATGTCCTGACTGAGCACCCCACCACCTTGTTTGAACCAACAGTGTTACGCGTGGATGCTGAGTTTCGAATCCCAGGAGAGAGAACCTGGCCCAGACCTAGCTTACCACCTGAAAATGAAGAAGTCTtcaagtgtgttgtgtgtgatcaGGTCACAGATGATGCTGGTGAATTGGAGACCCACATGAGGAAGCACAGGGACCATTTTACCTACAGTTGTAATCTCTGTAGCCGGCGCTTCAGGGAGCCCTGGTTCCTTAAGCTCCACATGAAGAGAATACATGGGAGCAAGGGGGGAGCGAAGAGCAAGGCCCAGCAGGACCTTGACACCCCTGTCACAATCAACAACATCCCCCAAGAACAAACGCCAGAGCCTGTCTCCACACTTTATAAAATGTGTATGGTATGTGGGTTTTTCTTCCCAGATAAAGACCGTTTGTTAGAGCACAGAAAAATGCATACCAGAGAAACAGAGCTTGATGAAGACAGAGATCAAGAGAGTATTGCTACTGCCAAGTCCTCGCTCAATCAGGAAGCATTTCTTCAGGGTCTTCAGCTTCGCCCTGTAACAAAGTGTTCTGATATGCAACCAGAAAAATACTACAGGGGAATTGCCCAGCTTGACCCATTCAACACTTACCAAGCCTGGCAGCTGGCCACAAAGGGCAAGATAGCAGTTGGTCCAAATATAGCAAAAGACATGGGCCAAGATGCTAGCTCAGACAATGAAGACTCTGGTTCAGACAAGGAAGAACTGGGAAATATTTGGTCAGAATCTCAAGGCGACAGGTCTGTTAAAGAGGACTCTGGGAGGCAGCTGAGGTCTAAAAGGCTACTGGGAGCAGAGACCCCATCACCTGAGCCAGACCAGAGGTCTCTGATCCGGAAAGACAAGCCAACACACTGTGAGGATTGTGGGAGGACGTTCAGAACCTACCACCAGCTTGTGCTCCACTCCAGAGTGCacatgagggagaggggtggagaggaaagCCCCACTGCCTCCTTTGACGGCAAAATGTCAAGAGCAGGTTCCCTAGACCAAGTAGAGGAAGGGTCTGAAGATGGCTCAGAGGAAGGAACTGGGGATGTCTTTTGTTCAG aTAAAAGTGAAGATGGCATTGATCAGACAAAAGTCAAAACCCTTGCATCCTCAAGGATATGCAGCTACTGTGGAAAAACATTCCGTTCAAGCTACTGCCTCAATGTTCACCTCAGGGTTCACACAG gtgaaAAACCATTCAAGTGTGTATACTGTGATTATGCTGGCGCACAGAAGACCTCACTGAGATATCACCTGGACAGGCATCACAAGGACAAACCTTACTTTGAGATCCCTAGTAGACCAGTGCTGCCAGGGCCCTCTCCTAGTGAGAAAGAATCCACCAGAAATAAGGAGGAGAAACGGACCACAAGCAGGTCCAAACTGTGGGTAACCCCCAAGGTTGGGCCAGGAACTAAGTCACGTGTCAATGCTaaaggagaggacaggtgtAATAGTTTGAGTGGTAAGCTTGCCAGCCCTCCTACCAAAGTGACTGCTGAGTGTGGGAAATTAACCGCTAAGAGTGCTTTCTTTGCAGAAGATGTCCACATAAAATACCCCATACCTGTCAACCTGAAGATGGAGCGTAAGGAAATAAAAGACGAAGACAATGAGGCCCCATTAAATCTGTCCTTAAAAGTGTCACTGTCTATCTCCGCCACATCAGAACCAAGAAATGTGTTAGTTCCCAAAGCATGTGCGTCTTGCACCTTTAAAACTCTTTACCCAGAGGTCCTACTCATGCACAAGAAGCTGATTCATAAGGAAAAGTCAGACATGACTAAGAGGAATGGTATCAGAGGCAGTGCTAAACTGAAGCGTTACACAGGCTGCCCCCCAGCCCTGGATGGCAAAGATGTCACCCCGCTTCCTCCAATTGACAGGAGACATCCTCGCCGTACCAAGTCACCCACCCCCCAGCCAGCAAAACCTTCAGAGATGCGTCCCCAGAACCCACCTCAGGTCCCTAAAAGTTCCCCAATCCCGTCACTCCAGAGGGAGTCAGGACAGGAGGGCAAGAGGTACAGGAGGATTGAACCTCACACCAGCCAGAACTCCCCCTGGTTTAAAGAGGCAGGGCAGGAGTCCATCAGCGGTGTGAGCAAAGATGACTGCTATGCAGTAGACCGACCGAGCCCACCTGACAGAGTGGGGATTGGACAAAGGAGCTACTCGGTGAGGCACGACGTGGTCTGGCCCTCAGATGCTgccagactctgtctctccagccggTTTGGCAGTCTGCCTCAAATGGACTTTGGTGAAACCTCCAGCAAGAGGCCAAAGTACTCGTTGCCCCCATGCAGGGAAAGTGGCACTGCTGAAACCCCCAGTTTCAGGACAGGGGAGGTGTCCAAAAGACTACCTACCTCAGGCAGGAAAATGTCACTGCAAGGAAACTCCCCATCTGAATGCCCTCAGGCCTTTGCTCCTGTGAGAtcatctcctccagcccccgGAAGCATCGACACTGACTGGAACATGATCAACATCCTACGCTCCTACTGCCCCAGTGACCTGGCCTCCCTCTACCAGGTCACAGGGGCCAACCCAAGCCACGGAGGCTTGACCAATCCTAGGGCAG gTCTAAAGTATTCTGATGGTATCATGTTGCCACCTGCTTCAGTAGAAGGAAAGCGGTAA
- the znf217 gene encoding zinc finger protein 217 isoform X3, which produces MPTHLLLPYVEGPDGLGQEILTSSSMPGAGSSMTPHYTTAQKAETEAEGTLALFCMFCDRAFTHQDDLGPHVLTEHPTTLFEPTVLRVDAEFRIPGERTWPRPSLPPENEEVFKCVVCDQVTDDAGELETHMRKHRDHFTYSCNLCSRRFREPWFLKLHMKRIHGSKGGAKSKAQQDLDTPVTINNIPQEQTPEPVSTLYKMCMVCGFFFPDKDRLLEHRKMHTRETELDEDRDQESIATAKSSLNQEAFLQGLQLRPVTKCSDMQPEKYYRGIAQLDPFNTYQAWQLATKGKIAVGPNIAKDMGQDASSDNEDSGSDKEELGNIWSESQGDRSVKEDSGRQLRSKRLLGAETPSPEPDQRSLIRKDKPTHCEDCGRTFRTYHQLVLHSRVHMRERGGEESPTASFDGKMSRAGSLDQVEEGSEDGSEEGTGDVFCSDKSEDGIDQTKVKTLASSRICSYCGKTFRSSYCLNVHLRVHTGEKPFKCVYCDYAGAQKTSLRYHLDRHHKDKPYFEIPSRPVLPGPSPSEKESTRNKEEKRTTSRSKLWVTPKVGPGTKSRVNAKGEDRCNSLSEDVHIKYPIPVNLKMERKEIKDEDNEAPLNLSLKVSLSISATSEPRNVLVPKACASCTFKTLYPEVLLMHKKLIHKEKSDMTKRNGIRGSAKLKRYTGCPPALDGKDVTPLPPIDRRHPRRTKSPTPQPAKPSEMRPQNPPQVPKSSPIPSLQRESGQEGKRYRRIEPHTSQNSPWFKEAGQESISGVSKDDCYAVDRPSPPDRVGIGQRSYSVRHDVVWPSDAARLCLSSRFGSLPQMDFGETSSKRPKYSLPPCRESGTAETPSFRTGEVSKRLPTSGRKMSLQGNSPSECPQAFAPVRSSPPAPGSIDTDWNMINILRSYCPSDLASLYQVTGANPSHGGLTNPRAGNRATLYQHLPTLPSIQRRDHASPISNDNYGATDKKA; this is translated from the exons ATGCCGACTCACCTGTTACTGCCATATGTGGAGGGTCCTGATGGGCTGGGCCAAGAGATTCTGACCAGTAGCAGTATGCCGGGGGCAGGATCCAGTATGACACCTCACTACACAACTGCTCAGAAAGCtgaaacagaggcagagggaaccCTAGCCTTGTTTTGCATGTTCTGTGACCGGGCCTTCACTCACCAGGATGACCTGGGCCCTCATGTCCTGACTGAGCACCCCACCACCTTGTTTGAACCAACAGTGTTACGCGTGGATGCTGAGTTTCGAATCCCAGGAGAGAGAACCTGGCCCAGACCTAGCTTACCACCTGAAAATGAAGAAGTCTtcaagtgtgttgtgtgtgatcaGGTCACAGATGATGCTGGTGAATTGGAGACCCACATGAGGAAGCACAGGGACCATTTTACCTACAGTTGTAATCTCTGTAGCCGGCGCTTCAGGGAGCCCTGGTTCCTTAAGCTCCACATGAAGAGAATACATGGGAGCAAGGGGGGAGCGAAGAGCAAGGCCCAGCAGGACCTTGACACCCCTGTCACAATCAACAACATCCCCCAAGAACAAACGCCAGAGCCTGTCTCCACACTTTATAAAATGTGTATGGTATGTGGGTTTTTCTTCCCAGATAAAGACCGTTTGTTAGAGCACAGAAAAATGCATACCAGAGAAACAGAGCTTGATGAAGACAGAGATCAAGAGAGTATTGCTACTGCCAAGTCCTCGCTCAATCAGGAAGCATTTCTTCAGGGTCTTCAGCTTCGCCCTGTAACAAAGTGTTCTGATATGCAACCAGAAAAATACTACAGGGGAATTGCCCAGCTTGACCCATTCAACACTTACCAAGCCTGGCAGCTGGCCACAAAGGGCAAGATAGCAGTTGGTCCAAATATAGCAAAAGACATGGGCCAAGATGCTAGCTCAGACAATGAAGACTCTGGTTCAGACAAGGAAGAACTGGGAAATATTTGGTCAGAATCTCAAGGCGACAGGTCTGTTAAAGAGGACTCTGGGAGGCAGCTGAGGTCTAAAAGGCTACTGGGAGCAGAGACCCCATCACCTGAGCCAGACCAGAGGTCTCTGATCCGGAAAGACAAGCCAACACACTGTGAGGATTGTGGGAGGACGTTCAGAACCTACCACCAGCTTGTGCTCCACTCCAGAGTGCacatgagggagaggggtggagaggaaagCCCCACTGCCTCCTTTGACGGCAAAATGTCAAGAGCAGGTTCCCTAGACCAAGTAGAGGAAGGGTCTGAAGATGGCTCAGAGGAAGGAACTGGGGATGTCTTTTGTTCAG aTAAAAGTGAAGATGGCATTGATCAGACAAAAGTCAAAACCCTTGCATCCTCAAGGATATGCAGCTACTGTGGAAAAACATTCCGTTCAAGCTACTGCCTCAATGTTCACCTCAGGGTTCACACAG gtgaaAAACCATTCAAGTGTGTATACTGTGATTATGCTGGCGCACAGAAGACCTCACTGAGATATCACCTGGACAGGCATCACAAGGACAAACCTTACTTTGAGATCCCTAGTAGACCAGTGCTGCCAGGGCCCTCTCCTAGTGAGAAAGAATCCACCAGAAATAAGGAGGAGAAACGGACCACAAGCAGGTCCAAACTGTGGGTAACCCCCAAGGTTGGGCCAGGAACTAAGTCACGTGTCAATGCTaaaggagaggacaggtgtAATAGTTTGAGTG AAGATGTCCACATAAAATACCCCATACCTGTCAACCTGAAGATGGAGCGTAAGGAAATAAAAGACGAAGACAATGAGGCCCCATTAAATCTGTCCTTAAAAGTGTCACTGTCTATCTCCGCCACATCAGAACCAAGAAATGTGTTAGTTCCCAAAGCATGTGCGTCTTGCACCTTTAAAACTCTTTACCCAGAGGTCCTACTCATGCACAAGAAGCTGATTCATAAGGAAAAGTCAGACATGACTAAGAGGAATGGTATCAGAGGCAGTGCTAAACTGAAGCGTTACACAGGCTGCCCCCCAGCCCTGGATGGCAAAGATGTCACCCCGCTTCCTCCAATTGACAGGAGACATCCTCGCCGTACCAAGTCACCCACCCCCCAGCCAGCAAAACCTTCAGAGATGCGTCCCCAGAACCCACCTCAGGTCCCTAAAAGTTCCCCAATCCCGTCACTCCAGAGGGAGTCAGGACAGGAGGGCAAGAGGTACAGGAGGATTGAACCTCACACCAGCCAGAACTCCCCCTGGTTTAAAGAGGCAGGGCAGGAGTCCATCAGCGGTGTGAGCAAAGATGACTGCTATGCAGTAGACCGACCGAGCCCACCTGACAGAGTGGGGATTGGACAAAGGAGCTACTCGGTGAGGCACGACGTGGTCTGGCCCTCAGATGCTgccagactctgtctctccagccggTTTGGCAGTCTGCCTCAAATGGACTTTGGTGAAACCTCCAGCAAGAGGCCAAAGTACTCGTTGCCCCCATGCAGGGAAAGTGGCACTGCTGAAACCCCCAGTTTCAGGACAGGGGAGGTGTCCAAAAGACTACCTACCTCAGGCAGGAAAATGTCACTGCAAGGAAACTCCCCATCTGAATGCCCTCAGGCCTTTGCTCCTGTGAGAtcatctcctccagcccccgGAAGCATCGACACTGACTGGAACATGATCAACATCCTACGCTCCTACTGCCCCAGTGACCTGGCCTCCCTCTACCAGGTCACAGGGGCCAACCCAAGCCACGGAGGCTTGACCAATCCTAGGGCAG GGAATAGAGCTACACTATATCAACACCTGCCTACTCTACCTAGCATACAGAGACGAGACCATGCCAGTCCCATCAGCAATGATAACTATGGAGCCACTGACAAAAAAGCCTAA
- the znf217 gene encoding zinc finger protein 217 isoform X1, giving the protein MPTHLLLPYVEGPDGLGQEILTSSSMPGAGSSMTPHYTTAQKAETEAEGTLALFCMFCDRAFTHQDDLGPHVLTEHPTTLFEPTVLRVDAEFRIPGERTWPRPSLPPENEEVFKCVVCDQVTDDAGELETHMRKHRDHFTYSCNLCSRRFREPWFLKLHMKRIHGSKGGAKSKAQQDLDTPVTINNIPQEQTPEPVSTLYKMCMVCGFFFPDKDRLLEHRKMHTRETELDEDRDQESIATAKSSLNQEAFLQGLQLRPVTKCSDMQPEKYYRGIAQLDPFNTYQAWQLATKGKIAVGPNIAKDMGQDASSDNEDSGSDKEELGNIWSESQGDRSVKEDSGRQLRSKRLLGAETPSPEPDQRSLIRKDKPTHCEDCGRTFRTYHQLVLHSRVHMRERGGEESPTASFDGKMSRAGSLDQVEEGSEDGSEEGTGDVFCSDKSEDGIDQTKVKTLASSRICSYCGKTFRSSYCLNVHLRVHTGEKPFKCVYCDYAGAQKTSLRYHLDRHHKDKPYFEIPSRPVLPGPSPSEKESTRNKEEKRTTSRSKLWVTPKVGPGTKSRVNAKGEDRCNSLSGKLASPPTKVTAECGKLTAKSAFFAEDVHIKYPIPVNLKMERKEIKDEDNEAPLNLSLKVSLSISATSEPRNVLVPKACASCTFKTLYPEVLLMHKKLIHKEKSDMTKRNGIRGSAKLKRYTGCPPALDGKDVTPLPPIDRRHPRRTKSPTPQPAKPSEMRPQNPPQVPKSSPIPSLQRESGQEGKRYRRIEPHTSQNSPWFKEAGQESISGVSKDDCYAVDRPSPPDRVGIGQRSYSVRHDVVWPSDAARLCLSSRFGSLPQMDFGETSSKRPKYSLPPCRESGTAETPSFRTGEVSKRLPTSGRKMSLQGNSPSECPQAFAPVRSSPPAPGSIDTDWNMINILRSYCPSDLASLYQVTGANPSHGGLTNPRAGNRATLYQHLPTLPSIQRRDHASPISNDNYGATDKKA; this is encoded by the exons ATGCCGACTCACCTGTTACTGCCATATGTGGAGGGTCCTGATGGGCTGGGCCAAGAGATTCTGACCAGTAGCAGTATGCCGGGGGCAGGATCCAGTATGACACCTCACTACACAACTGCTCAGAAAGCtgaaacagaggcagagggaaccCTAGCCTTGTTTTGCATGTTCTGTGACCGGGCCTTCACTCACCAGGATGACCTGGGCCCTCATGTCCTGACTGAGCACCCCACCACCTTGTTTGAACCAACAGTGTTACGCGTGGATGCTGAGTTTCGAATCCCAGGAGAGAGAACCTGGCCCAGACCTAGCTTACCACCTGAAAATGAAGAAGTCTtcaagtgtgttgtgtgtgatcaGGTCACAGATGATGCTGGTGAATTGGAGACCCACATGAGGAAGCACAGGGACCATTTTACCTACAGTTGTAATCTCTGTAGCCGGCGCTTCAGGGAGCCCTGGTTCCTTAAGCTCCACATGAAGAGAATACATGGGAGCAAGGGGGGAGCGAAGAGCAAGGCCCAGCAGGACCTTGACACCCCTGTCACAATCAACAACATCCCCCAAGAACAAACGCCAGAGCCTGTCTCCACACTTTATAAAATGTGTATGGTATGTGGGTTTTTCTTCCCAGATAAAGACCGTTTGTTAGAGCACAGAAAAATGCATACCAGAGAAACAGAGCTTGATGAAGACAGAGATCAAGAGAGTATTGCTACTGCCAAGTCCTCGCTCAATCAGGAAGCATTTCTTCAGGGTCTTCAGCTTCGCCCTGTAACAAAGTGTTCTGATATGCAACCAGAAAAATACTACAGGGGAATTGCCCAGCTTGACCCATTCAACACTTACCAAGCCTGGCAGCTGGCCACAAAGGGCAAGATAGCAGTTGGTCCAAATATAGCAAAAGACATGGGCCAAGATGCTAGCTCAGACAATGAAGACTCTGGTTCAGACAAGGAAGAACTGGGAAATATTTGGTCAGAATCTCAAGGCGACAGGTCTGTTAAAGAGGACTCTGGGAGGCAGCTGAGGTCTAAAAGGCTACTGGGAGCAGAGACCCCATCACCTGAGCCAGACCAGAGGTCTCTGATCCGGAAAGACAAGCCAACACACTGTGAGGATTGTGGGAGGACGTTCAGAACCTACCACCAGCTTGTGCTCCACTCCAGAGTGCacatgagggagaggggtggagaggaaagCCCCACTGCCTCCTTTGACGGCAAAATGTCAAGAGCAGGTTCCCTAGACCAAGTAGAGGAAGGGTCTGAAGATGGCTCAGAGGAAGGAACTGGGGATGTCTTTTGTTCAG aTAAAAGTGAAGATGGCATTGATCAGACAAAAGTCAAAACCCTTGCATCCTCAAGGATATGCAGCTACTGTGGAAAAACATTCCGTTCAAGCTACTGCCTCAATGTTCACCTCAGGGTTCACACAG gtgaaAAACCATTCAAGTGTGTATACTGTGATTATGCTGGCGCACAGAAGACCTCACTGAGATATCACCTGGACAGGCATCACAAGGACAAACCTTACTTTGAGATCCCTAGTAGACCAGTGCTGCCAGGGCCCTCTCCTAGTGAGAAAGAATCCACCAGAAATAAGGAGGAGAAACGGACCACAAGCAGGTCCAAACTGTGGGTAACCCCCAAGGTTGGGCCAGGAACTAAGTCACGTGTCAATGCTaaaggagaggacaggtgtAATAGTTTGAGTGGTAAGCTTGCCAGCCCTCCTACCAAAGTGACTGCTGAGTGTGGGAAATTAACCGCTAAGAGTGCTTTCTTTGCAGAAGATGTCCACATAAAATACCCCATACCTGTCAACCTGAAGATGGAGCGTAAGGAAATAAAAGACGAAGACAATGAGGCCCCATTAAATCTGTCCTTAAAAGTGTCACTGTCTATCTCCGCCACATCAGAACCAAGAAATGTGTTAGTTCCCAAAGCATGTGCGTCTTGCACCTTTAAAACTCTTTACCCAGAGGTCCTACTCATGCACAAGAAGCTGATTCATAAGGAAAAGTCAGACATGACTAAGAGGAATGGTATCAGAGGCAGTGCTAAACTGAAGCGTTACACAGGCTGCCCCCCAGCCCTGGATGGCAAAGATGTCACCCCGCTTCCTCCAATTGACAGGAGACATCCTCGCCGTACCAAGTCACCCACCCCCCAGCCAGCAAAACCTTCAGAGATGCGTCCCCAGAACCCACCTCAGGTCCCTAAAAGTTCCCCAATCCCGTCACTCCAGAGGGAGTCAGGACAGGAGGGCAAGAGGTACAGGAGGATTGAACCTCACACCAGCCAGAACTCCCCCTGGTTTAAAGAGGCAGGGCAGGAGTCCATCAGCGGTGTGAGCAAAGATGACTGCTATGCAGTAGACCGACCGAGCCCACCTGACAGAGTGGGGATTGGACAAAGGAGCTACTCGGTGAGGCACGACGTGGTCTGGCCCTCAGATGCTgccagactctgtctctccagccggTTTGGCAGTCTGCCTCAAATGGACTTTGGTGAAACCTCCAGCAAGAGGCCAAAGTACTCGTTGCCCCCATGCAGGGAAAGTGGCACTGCTGAAACCCCCAGTTTCAGGACAGGGGAGGTGTCCAAAAGACTACCTACCTCAGGCAGGAAAATGTCACTGCAAGGAAACTCCCCATCTGAATGCCCTCAGGCCTTTGCTCCTGTGAGAtcatctcctccagcccccgGAAGCATCGACACTGACTGGAACATGATCAACATCCTACGCTCCTACTGCCCCAGTGACCTGGCCTCCCTCTACCAGGTCACAGGGGCCAACCCAAGCCACGGAGGCTTGACCAATCCTAGGGCAG GGAATAGAGCTACACTATATCAACACCTGCCTACTCTACCTAGCATACAGAGACGAGACCATGCCAGTCCCATCAGCAATGATAACTATGGAGCCACTGACAAAAAAGCCTAA